The genomic interval GGGGGAACGAGAAGCACGGCTGGCGGGAGATCGGGACGGTTCCGGCCTACTACCGGCCGCAAAACCCGCTCGGCGCGCTCGAGCGAGTGACCGATATCGTCCCGACCCCGACCGGAGACGGGTCCGAGGCCGGCGGGACCGAGCCGCAGTCGTTCGACGAGCAGGCGGCCGCCGCCACCGCTACCGTAACGGATACCATCGAAAACGCGGTCGCGACCTCCCATCGGGCCGGCGACCGGCTGCTCGCTGACTCCGACTCCGACCTCGCGATCGAACGGTACGAGACGCCGCCGGCCGACACCCTCGCGGCGGTCTACCGCCGTGCGGTCCCCGACGCGATCCACACGAACCGGACCGCCGACTTCTACCGCTGGCGGTTCGCCAACCCCGCCCAGTCGTACACGACGTACGTCGCCAGGCGGGACGACGAGCCGGTCGCCGCACTCGTCGTCTCGGGCGTCGGCGACCACGCGCGGATCGTCGAGACGGTCCCGCGAGCGGTCGAGTCCGAGCGGGCGGCGCTCGACCGTCTGCTCGTGGCGGCGCTCGACGACTACGCCGACCGGGGCTATCTCGAAGCGTTCGGCGCGACGCTGCCGGCGCCGCTGCGCTTCCGGTTCTATCCGGATACCCGCTTCCCGCTTTCGGCCCTCCTGCAACCCGCGGCCAGGACGCTGTTCGCGCGCGATCTCGAGGACGGGCTCGAGCTCGAATCGAGCGCGATCGACGCCTGGTCGTTCTCGCGGCTCGATCTGGACACGACCTAGCAGGGCCGAGTGCGGTCGTACTCGCGCCCGGCGAGGGCGAGACGCGCGCGATCGGGCTGTCGGACGGGCTCGGCGACCGGCGTGATCGGCCACTGTTATAGCCGTCGAGCCCGCAGCGACTACCGTGAGCGATCGACGCGCGGGCACGGACGCGAACGGGGACGGCGCGAGGGGCGACCGACGCGAGCGCGACCGCTGTCGGCTCTGCGGGACGCCGCTACCGGCGACCGACGGTGAGCCGGCGGCGAGCGGCTTCTGTTCGACCGGCTGTCGCGACGTCGCCGCCGAGTTCGGACCGAGCGAGAGCGACGGGGCGGCCGCGCCGTCCGAACGGAGCGGCGGCGCCGGGGACCGGAAGCGGGATCGGAGCCGTGACTCGGGCGCAAATCGAGACGAGAAAGACGCCGTCCGCACCTTCCTCCGGATCGACGGGATGCACTCGGCGACCTGCGAGGCGTTCCTCGAGGCCGTCGCCGAGGGACGGGACGGCGTGACCGACGCCGAAGCGAGCTACGTCACCGAGACGATCCGCGTCGATCACGACCCCGACCGGATCGCTGCGGCCGACCTCGAGGACGCGCTGAGCACCGTCGGCTACACGGCCTACCTGCGCGAGGAGGCGACCGCCGACGACGACACCGGCGCCACCAGGCGCGCCCGCGAGATGACCGGCCTCCGGAAGCGCCGGGCGGACGACATGCTCGAGATGCGCTACGTGGTGGGCATCGTCTTCGGCTCGTTCCTCCTGTTGCCGTTCGTCGCGGTGTTCTACCCGATGTACCTCACGGAGCTCACCAACTGGGGGGCGATCGCGCACTTCGAGGACGTCTTCACCGGCTTCAGCGGGCCGATGTACCTCCCGCTGTTCCTCGTGATGACGGGCGCGATCGTCTACCTGACCGGCGGGCCGCTCCTGCGGGGCGCCTACGTCAGCCTGAAGCTCCGGCGGCCGACCACGGACCTGCTAGCCGCGCTGACGATTCTGAGCGCCTACGTCTACGCGGCGATCGCCTCCGGCCTCGGCCGGACGGACATCTACTTCGACCTCACGATCGTCGTCGCGTCGCTCGTGATGGGCGCGACCTACTACGAGACGACGGTCAAGCGCCGCGCGACCGACCGGCTGACCGACCTCACCGTCTCCCAGGTCGACACGGCCAGGCTGTACGCGGCCGACGGGTCGACGACGGAGGTTCCCGTCGGGGACCTCGAGTCGGGCGACCGCGTGCTCGTCCGCGAGGGCGAGCGGATCCCCGTCGACGGACGCCTGGCCGAAGGAGAGTGTGCGGTCGACGAGGCAGTCGTCACCGGCGAGTCGCTGCCGGTGACCAAGCGGGAGGGCGACGAGGTCGTCGGCGGCTCGGTCGTGACGACCGACGCGGCGGTCGTCGACGTTGGCGACCAGACGACCAGCAGCATCGAGCGGCTTACGCGGGTCGTCTGGAACGTCCAGAGCGCCGACCACGGCGTCACCCACCGGGCCGACGAACTCGCCGCAGTCCTCACCCCGCTCGTCTTTGCGGCCGCGCTCGTCGTCGGCACGAGCGCGCTGTTGATCGGCGCGGACGAAATTACCGTCTCGCTTTCCGTCCTCATGACCCTCATGGTCGCGAGCCCGTGGGCGCTGGGCTTCGCGACGCCCTACTCGGTCGCCAGGAGCCTCCAGGCGGCGCTCGACCGCGGGATCGTCGTCTTCGACGAGACGGTCTTCGAGCGCCTGCGGTCGGTCGACGTCGTCGTCTTCGACAAGACCGGCACGCTCACGACCGGCGAGATGACCGTCCGCGAGGCCGACGCACCCGCGGACCTCCTGGCCGCCGCCGCGGCCCTCGAGCAGCGCGCGGCCCATCCGGCCGCGGCGGCCATCGCACGGGCGTTCGACGGTGACGACGACGACGCTGCCGCCGATACGTCGACGCACGCGGACGGCGGGTCCGCTACCGCCGGCGGCCGGGACGTCGGCGACGTTCGGGACTTCCGGACACACGCGACCGGCGTCGAGGGAACCGTCGACGGCCAGACGGTTCTGGTCGGGCACCCCGACCTCTTCCGGGAGCGGGGCTGGGAACTCTCGAGCGCCCTCGAAGGGCGGATCGCGGACGCGCGAGATGCCGGCCGCCTTCCGGTCGTCGTCGGCCGTGACGGCGCCGCCGAAGGGATCGTCGTCGTCGGCGACGAGCCCCGCCAGGCGTGGGAGGAGACAGTCGCGGCGCTGGACGAGGACGGGATCGACGTTGTCGTCCTGACCGGCGACGAGGGAGCGTCGGCCGACGCCTTCGACCGCCACTCCGGCGTCGATCGCGTCTTCGCCGGCGTCCCCCCGAACGGGAAGGCGGCCGCGATCCGCCGACTGACGGCCGATCGACGCGTGGCGATGGTCGGCGACGGGACGAACGACGCGCCGGCGCTGGCCGCGGCCGACCTGGGGATCTCGCTGGGTAGCGGCACCGCGCTCGCGGCCGACGCGGCCGACCTGGCGATCGTCGACGACGACCTGGCCGCGGTCGAGCGCGCGTTCGCGCTGGCCCAGACCGCGCGCGATCGCATCCGACAGAACCTGGGCCTGGCGTTCGCCTACAACGCCATCGCCGTCCCCGCCGCCGCGCTCGGCCTCGTGAACCCGCTGGTGACGACCGTCGCGATCGCCGTCGGGACGCTCCTCATCGTCGGGAACGCCGAGCGGTCGCTCCTTCCCGAGTAACGGCCGACCGGCGGTCAGCCGTCTTTCCTTCCGTCGGATTCGTCGGATTCCGCGTCGAGCGCGCCCCACGAGACGGTCCGACCGACGCGGATCGAGATGATCGGTCGCTCGCCGAGGTCGTGGGTCTCGTACTGGTCGTACTTGGTCTCGAGCGCGCGGACGGCAGCAGCGTGGATCGACGTCGCGGCGTTGGAATCGGAATCGGGGTCGCGGACGCGGGCCCGGCCGCGGACCTGCACCCAGGCCAGGCGCGCCCAGTCCTCGCGGTAGCGGTCGATGAGGAGGCACACCCGCGGATTCGCCCGGACGTTCCGAACGCGCCGGAGGTCTCGCGTTTCTTTGGGCTTCTCGTCGATCGCGGAGACGATTCGAACGTCGGGTTCGTCCTCGTCGCGGTTCTCATCGTTCGTGCTCGCCCGGCCCGCGGAAGCGGCGGCCGCGGCGTCCGGCTCGAGGATCGCGTAACAGATCGGCACCGCGTGCGGTCGGCCCGCGTCGTCGACCGTCGCCAGGCGGCCGACGCGAGCCCGGTCGAGGAAGGCGTACTCGGCGGGCGTCATAGGACGACGGACGACGCGCGGACGGAAAGAACCGCACGGATGTTCAGGTGCTCGGGCGTTCGCCGCTCGACCGGTCGACAGGTCGGCCGATCGGCGGTGAGACGGATTCCGGGCAGACGTACCGCGAGGCCAAACTACTCGGACCGCCGTCCCCCATCCTCGGTCGGATGACCGACCGGATGCGGATGGACCGTCGTCGCGCGTACGGCGCCGTCGTCGTCGCGACGCTCAGCTACACGTTCCTGATGTTCGTCTGGTTCTCGCTGCCAGCGTACCTCCCGGTGATCATCGGCGACCTCGGGCTCTCGAACACCCAGGCCGGCGTCGTCGCGGGCGCGGTCCCGCTGACCTACATCCCGATCGCGCTCTTTACCGGGATGGCGATCGACCGGATCGGGCCAGGCCGGAGCCTGGCGGCGGGCGTCCTCGTCTACGGCGTCGCCCAACTGGTCCGAAGCTTCGCGACCGGATTCCCCTCGCTGCTCGCGGCGACGCTGCTGCTCGGCGTCGGCGCGACCGCCGTCACGTTCGGCCTGCCGAAGCTCGTCTCCGTCCTGTTCCCGCCGAGCGAGACCGGGGTCCCGTCCTCGATCTACCTCGTCGGCGCGTCGACGGGGACGGCGAGCGCCTTCGCCGTCGGCCGGCCGATCCTCGGCCCCGCGCTGGGCGGCTGGCGCGCGCTGTTCTTCTGGAGCGGAGTCGTCGCGATCGGCTACGGCCTGACGTGGGCCGTCGTCGCGCGTCGGCTGCGGATCGACGCGCACAACCGCGCGGCCAACGGCGCGGCCGCGAACGCCGACGCGGCGGCAGACGGCGACGGCTCGTCGCGCACGCTCGCGACGATCCGCCACGACTTCGAACTCGTCCTCACCCACCGCGAGCTACAGCTCGTGGTCGTCATCGGGACGATGTACCTGCTGCTCGCCCACGGGCTGCAGAGCTGGCTCCCGGCGGTGCTCGAGGCCCGCGGCGTCTCACCGGACCAGGCGGGCCGGACGACGAGCCTACTCGTCGCGGCCAACGTCGTCGGCGTGCTCACCGTCCCCGCGGTGGCCGACCGCGTGGGCGCTCGCCGGACCGCCCTGATCGTCTGCGGGATCATCGCGAGCCTCGGCGTTACGGGCGTGCTCGCGACCGATATCGGCCTCCTGCTCGTCGGCAGCGTCCTCGTCACCGGGTTCGGTTACGGCGGCCTCTCGCCGCTCATCCGGGCGATTCCGCCGGACTTAGAGGGGATCGGCGCGCGGCTGACCGGGACCGCCGTGGGCTTCATCTTCGCCGTCGGCGAGATCGGCGGCTTCCTCGGTCCCGTACTCGTCGGCACGCTCCACGACGTCACCGGCTCGTACGCGCCTGGCCTGGCCATCTTGGCCCTCGGGGGCCTCGTTGTGGCGGCCGCCGGTACCGCGTTGCGGTCTCGGGACGGCGACGGCTAGGGCGGGCCGCGACCGCACGCGTCACGCCTTTGGCCGTCCGCGGAGTCACGGTCGGACATGTGGTTCGGGGACGAGTACTGGCTCGTCCGGTTCGCCTTCCAGCGGGGCCTGGCGCTGCTGTATCTGCTGGCCTTTCTGGTCGCCGCGTATCAGTTCCGCCCGCTGGCGGGCGAGGACGGCCTGTTGCCCATCGAGTGGTACGTCGACGGCGTCTCGTTTCGCGAGCGGCCGAGCCTCTTCTATCTCGTTCCGACTGACCGCGCGATCGGGATCGCGGCCTGGTCGGGCGTCGCGCTGTCGGCGATGGTGGTGCTCGCAGTACCGTACTGGCTGCCGGAGGGGTACGCAACGCCCGCGTCGATGCTCCTGTGGGCGGTGCTGTGGGTACTCTATCTCTCCTTCGCGAACGCGGGCCAGACGTTCTACGGCTACGGCTGGGAGTCGATGCTCTGCGAGACCGGCTTCCTCGCGATCTTCCTGGGCGCGGGGTCGGCCGCGCCGCCGTTCGTCGTCCTCCTGTTGCTCCAGTGGGTGCTCTTTCGCAACATGTTCGGCGCCGGCCTGATCAAGCTCCGCGGCGACGACTGCTGGCGCGACCTGACCTGCATGGACTACCACTACGAGACCCAGCCGATCCCGAACCCGCTTTCCTGGTACGCCCACCACCTGCCGGACCGCTTCCATCGGATCGAGACGTTCGGCAATCACGTCGTCGAACTCCTGATCCCGTTCCTCTACTTCGCGCCCCAGCCGCTCTCGGCGCTGGCCGGCGCGGCGACGATCGGCTTCCAGGGCTGGCTCATGCTCACGGGTAACTTCGCCTGGCTGA from Natrinema salifodinae carries:
- a CDS encoding GNAT family N-acetyltransferase; amino-acid sequence: MSPQTRTATRYTVRTFEPGDRETFLSLYDSVFGRDRSAEWFRWKFRENPYVDHVPIVVATADGEPVGFRSLFAQEMRAGETVLPAFQPCDTMVHPEHRGRGLFDRMNTRAVERYADGAPSFFFNFPNEHSKRGNEKHGWREIGTVPAYYRPQNPLGALERVTDIVPTPTGDGSEAGGTEPQSFDEQAAAATATVTDTIENAVATSHRAGDRLLADSDSDLAIERYETPPADTLAAVYRRAVPDAIHTNRTADFYRWRFANPAQSYTTYVARRDDEPVAALVVSGVGDHARIVETVPRAVESERAALDRLLVAALDDYADRGYLEAFGATLPAPLRFRFYPDTRFPLSALLQPAARTLFARDLEDGLELESSAIDAWSFSRLDLDTT
- a CDS encoding heavy metal translocating P-type ATPase: MSDRRAGTDANGDGARGDRRERDRCRLCGTPLPATDGEPAASGFCSTGCRDVAAEFGPSESDGAAAPSERSGGAGDRKRDRSRDSGANRDEKDAVRTFLRIDGMHSATCEAFLEAVAEGRDGVTDAEASYVTETIRVDHDPDRIAAADLEDALSTVGYTAYLREEATADDDTGATRRAREMTGLRKRRADDMLEMRYVVGIVFGSFLLLPFVAVFYPMYLTELTNWGAIAHFEDVFTGFSGPMYLPLFLVMTGAIVYLTGGPLLRGAYVSLKLRRPTTDLLAALTILSAYVYAAIASGLGRTDIYFDLTIVVASLVMGATYYETTVKRRATDRLTDLTVSQVDTARLYAADGSTTEVPVGDLESGDRVLVREGERIPVDGRLAEGECAVDEAVVTGESLPVTKREGDEVVGGSVVTTDAAVVDVGDQTTSSIERLTRVVWNVQSADHGVTHRADELAAVLTPLVFAAALVVGTSALLIGADEITVSLSVLMTLMVASPWALGFATPYSVARSLQAALDRGIVVFDETVFERLRSVDVVVFDKTGTLTTGEMTVREADAPADLLAAAAALEQRAAHPAAAAIARAFDGDDDDAAADTSTHADGGSATAGGRDVGDVRDFRTHATGVEGTVDGQTVLVGHPDLFRERGWELSSALEGRIADARDAGRLPVVVGRDGAAEGIVVVGDEPRQAWEETVAALDEDGIDVVVLTGDEGASADAFDRHSGVDRVFAGVPPNGKAAAIRRLTADRRVAMVGDGTNDAPALAAADLGISLGSGTALAADAADLAIVDDDLAAVERAFALAQTARDRIRQNLGLAFAYNAIAVPAAALGLVNPLVTTVAIAVGTLLIVGNAERSLLPE
- a CDS encoding TIGR03668 family PPOX class F420-dependent oxidoreductase, producing the protein MTPAEYAFLDRARVGRLATVDDAGRPHAVPICYAILEPDAAAAASAGRASTNDENRDEDEPDVRIVSAIDEKPKETRDLRRVRNVRANPRVCLLIDRYREDWARLAWVQVRGRARVRDPDSDSNAATSIHAAAVRALETKYDQYETHDLGERPIISIRVGRTVSWGALDAESDESDGRKDG
- a CDS encoding MFS transporter — encoded protein: MTDRMRMDRRRAYGAVVVATLSYTFLMFVWFSLPAYLPVIIGDLGLSNTQAGVVAGAVPLTYIPIALFTGMAIDRIGPGRSLAAGVLVYGVAQLVRSFATGFPSLLAATLLLGVGATAVTFGLPKLVSVLFPPSETGVPSSIYLVGASTGTASAFAVGRPILGPALGGWRALFFWSGVVAIGYGLTWAVVARRLRIDAHNRAANGAAANADAAADGDGSSRTLATIRHDFELVLTHRELQLVVVIGTMYLLLAHGLQSWLPAVLEARGVSPDQAGRTTSLLVAANVVGVLTVPAVADRVGARRTALIVCGIIASLGVTGVLATDIGLLLVGSVLVTGFGYGGLSPLIRAIPPDLEGIGARLTGTAVGFIFAVGEIGGFLGPVLVGTLHDVTGSYAPGLAILALGGLVVAAAGTALRSRDGDG
- a CDS encoding lipase maturation factor family protein, with the translated sequence MWFGDEYWLVRFAFQRGLALLYLLAFLVAAYQFRPLAGEDGLLPIEWYVDGVSFRERPSLFYLVPTDRAIGIAAWSGVALSAMVVLAVPYWLPEGYATPASMLLWAVLWVLYLSFANAGQTFYGYGWESMLCETGFLAIFLGAGSAAPPFVVLLLLQWVLFRNMFGAGLIKLRGDDCWRDLTCMDYHYETQPIPNPLSWYAHHLPDRFHRIETFGNHVVELLIPFLYFAPQPLSALAGAATIGFQGWLMLTGNFAWLNALTIVLAIPTFSDGALAAVLPIAAPATASTPLYLEVLAVIVAVLVVGLSVRPARNMLSETQLMNTAFDPLHLVNTYGAFGSVTRDRYEVVVEGTTDEEITADTEWRPYRFEGKPTDPGRRPPQVAPSHLRLDWQLWFAAMSPTPRRHPWFFRLLGKLLEADEDTLALLADDPFDGERPTHVRAVRYRYRYTTPEERDETGRWWSRERVGTYVGPVSIEELRIREPQLR